One window of the Syngnathus typhle isolate RoL2023-S1 ecotype Sweden linkage group LG21, RoL_Styp_1.0, whole genome shotgun sequence genome contains the following:
- the ptpro gene encoding receptor-type tyrosine-protein phosphatase O isoform X2, which yields MLSMSILPASQPASGEGSARCLLCFQVIAAFRVRVSEAGQIAADLETSDLRENVTAYAAQISGEPRPAVLPFGEPGRPVLFNASFHGLRYSVGLLLQRGLLWSRPVESVSLLTSEQTSAESRPVPWVRLSTGALLSPTGPLPVSSVHISDYKDSPETGVVFDIDTPAGNLFSRVNISYSEGSERRSMLYKDFYEGKTVFKHWLPGVCYRNVTFQLISEASAYQTAQSDITHMPVHHRTVPYPPLDISWSVVDLSQSPTRESRPAAIGRRSRDVPGTQEEEPKTSEEPPLARNRSAGAESTDARDRWPDSAAETSAGSEDEFVNGEALEYEDSNDAGSAMALPAESLVLPAKMFPVLLELRWLPPRAPTSYDGFHIYIGRDGNTTQTASVDESTHEFFTELSEAGTYSLRVATLSAAGDCEARESAADAGFTFYLGPKGELLRELRQRPRAVTVHLLDSSTAAVSWARSSEAHDGSIVSVVSSTCLKPSPSQRVESNYCSEENSTSAIVGNLTPGAQYRVVVYHTNGPLISPPSEAVIMDIEPTGVQDLAVYPLSPTAVILSWQRPYQVAFRKYVLQTFFFNPVTLSSEWSTYYEIAATASVIASVRVTDLLPAWYYKFRVTMVTWGEPPLTCCDGSTVSFVTAPEAPHISSVDYSHGVLYVRWTYGELFVDLSHSRITHWQVVAVGKKGSERSYSVDVSVWLFADAVALTLSRGLSRLLPSSLACFLLPSLSSFLPPSLASSLACLLPPSLASFLSSRMRPELCRYFCTWQVTRNAMRASLPLPPGDIYNLTVTACTERGRNTSVPGIIKLDPAPPRSVHAVNATHSSVTLLWSEDGVADHYQVLCRASPGGKETGEPRVSGSQALTVSGLMPSSSYNCSVVSVSYSTPSKPAHVTFTTAAKEMNPSVAAISALAILSVLLLGLLLLFLLLLRKKHLQMSRECGAETFVNFASFERDGKLPYNWRRSLFAFLTLLPSCLWTDYLLAFYINPWGKTALKKRKLTSPVQLADFEAYFKELSKDSAYKFSLQFEELKSVGLDLSHDSADLPVNRPKNRYTNILPYDFSRVRLFSLHDDEGDDYINANYIPGYKHAKEYIATQGPLPETRNDFWKMVLQQKSPIVVMLTQCNERRRVKCDHYWPFSDEPVTYGEISVEMLSENESPEWTVRKFRLGYADETRDILHLNYTSWPDHGVPTVNAIESILQFVRIVRQQANKTKEPVVVHCSAGVGRTGTFMALDRLMQHIREHDFVDIMGMVAEMRSHRLSMVQTEEQYVFIHQCVLLMWQKKKQQQQPPLTSDVIYENAGKT from the exons ATGCTATCAATGAGCAttttgccagccagccagccagccagcggtgAAGGAAGCGCACGGTGTCTTTTGTGTTTCCAGGTCATCGCTGCTTTCCGGGTGCGTGTCAGCGAGGCCGGCCAGATCGCGGCGGACCTGGAGACCTCCGACCTTCGGGAGAACGTCACGGCGTACGCGGCGCAGATCAGCGGGGAGCCTCGGCCCGCCGTGCTCCCGTTCGGGGAGCCCGGCCGGCCCGTGCTCTTCAACGCGTCCTTCCACGGCCTGCGCTACAGCGTGGGCCTGCTGCTACAACGAGGACTGCTCTGGTCCAGACCCGTCGAAAGCGTGTCCCTCCTCACCAGTGAGCAGACCTCGGCAgagtcccgtcccgtcccgtggGTGCGCCTTTCGACCGGAGCTCTCCTGTCGCCAACAGGGCCGCTTCCTGTGAGCAGCGTGCACATTTCAGACTACAAGGATTCTCCGGAGACCGGCGTGGTGTTTGACATCGACACTCCCGCGGGCAACCTTTTCAGCAGAGTCAACATCAGCTACAGCGAAGGGAGCGAAAGGCGCTCGATGCTCTACAAAG ACTTCTACGAGGGGAAGACCGTGTTCAAGCACTGGCTACCCGGGGTGTGCTACCGCAACGTCACCTTCCAGCTCATCTCGGAGGCCAGCGCCTACCAGACGGCACAGAGTGACATCACCCACATGCCCGTGCATCACAGGACGG TGCCGTACCCTCCCCTCGACATCTCGTGGAGCGTCGTGGACCTGAGCCAAAGCCCGACGCGGGAAAGCCGACCGGCCGCGATCGGCAGACGCTCCCGCGACGTCCCTGGCACGCAAGAGGAGGAGCCGAAGACTTCCGAGGAGCCGCCGCTGGCACGCAATCGGAGCGCCGGCGCAGAGAGCACGGACGCTCGCGACCGTTGGCCGGACTCCGCCGCCGAAACCTCCGCCGGCAGCGAGGACGAGTTTGTCAACGGCGAGGCCCTCGAGTACGAGGACTCCAACGACGCGGGGTCGGCGATGGCTCTCCCCGCAGAGTCTTTGGTCCTGCCGGCTAAGATGTTCCCCGTCCTGCTGGAACTGCGCTGGCTGCCTCCCAGAGCGCCCACCAGCTACGACGGCTTCCACATCTACATTGGAAGAGACG GTAACACCACTCAGACGGCCAGCGTGGACGAAAGCACTCACGAGTTCTTTACGGAGCTGAGCGAGGCGGGAACGTACAGCCTGCGAGTCGCCACCCTCAGCGCGGCGGGAGACTGCGAGGCCAGAGAGAGCGCGGCCGATGCCGGATTCACCTTCTACCTCG GTCCCAAGGGCGAGCTTCTGCGTGAGCTGCGGCAGCGTCCGCGAGCGGTCACCGTGCacctgctggactccagcacggCCGCCGTGTCCTGGGCCCGGAGCTCGGAGGCCCACGACGGCAGCATCGTGTCCGTGGTGTCCAGCACCTGCCTGAAGCCCAGCCCGAGTCAAAGGGTGGAGAGCAACTACTGCAGCGAG GAAAACTCAACCAGCGCCATCGTGGGCAACCTGACGCCGGGGGCTCAGTACCGGGTGGTGGTCTACCACACCAACGGACCCCTGATCAGTCCTCCCTCAGAAGCCGTCATCATGGATATCG AGCCCACGGGCGTGCAAGACCTGGCCGTGTACCCACTGAGCCCCACGGCGGTCATCTTGAGCTGGCAGCGCCCGTATCAGGTGGCCTTCCGCAAGTACGTCCTCCAGACCTTCTTCTTCAACCCCGTCACGCTGAGCTCCGAGTGGAGCACCTACTACGAGATCGCCGCCACCGCCTCCGTCATAGCGTCGGTG AGGGTAACCGATCTGCTGCCAGCTTGGTACTATAAGTTCCGCGTGACCATGGTGACGTGGGGCGAGCCGCCGCTCACTTGCTGCGACGGCTCCACCGTCAGCTTTGTCACAG CTCCCGAGGCGCCGCACATCTCTTCGGTGGATTACTCCCACGGAGTCCTGTATGTGCGCTGGACGTACGGCGAGCTCTTTGTGGACCTGTCGCACTCCAGGATCACGCACTGGCAGGTCGTGGCGGTCGGCAAGAAAGGTTCCGAGAGGAGCTACTCGGTAGACGTGAGTGTCTGGCTGTTTGCTGACGCTGTCGCGTTGACGCTGTCGCGTGGCCTCTCTCGcttgcttccttcctccctcgctTGCTTCCTTCTTCCCTCgctttcttccttcctccctccctcgcttgcTTCCTCCCtcgcttgcttgcttcctccctccctcgcttccTTCCTGAGCTCTCGTATGCGTCCAGAACTCTGTCGATACTTTTGCACTTGGCAGGTGACTCGAAATGCGATGCGGGCCAGCCTGCCTCTGCCGCCCGGCGACATCTACAACCTGACGGTGACGGCGTGCACCGAGCGCGGCCGCAACACGTCCGTTCCCGGCATCATCAAACTGG ATCCGGCCCCTCCCAGGTCCGTGCACGCCGTCAACGCCACGCACTCGTCGGTGACTCTGCTGTGGAGCGAGGATGGCGTGGCGGATCACTATCAGGTGCTCTGCAGAGCCAGCCCGGGCGGAAAGGAG ACCGGAGAGCCTCGGGTGTCCGGCTCGCAGGCGCTGACCGTTTCCGGCCTGATGCCCTCGTCTAGCTACAACTGCAGCGTGGTCAGCGTCAGCTACAGCACGCCCAGCAAGCCCGCCCACGTCACCTTCACCACCGCCG CCAAAGAGATGAACCCCAGCGTGGCGGCCATCTCGGCCTTGGCCATCCTGAGCGTCCTGCTGCTCGGCCTGCTGCTTCTCTTCTTGCTGCTTCTCCGCAAGAAGCACCTGCAGATGAGCAG GGAGTGCGGCGCCGAGACCTTTGTCAACTTTGCTTCGTTCGAAAGGGACGGGAAGCTGCCTTACAACTG GCGACGAAGCCTCTTTGCCTTCCTTACCCTTCTGCCATCCTGCCTTTGGACTGACTATCTTTTGGCTTTTTATATTAATCCATG GGGCAAGACGGCCTTAAAGAAGCGCAAGCTGACCAG TCCCGTGCAACTGGCAGACTTTGAGGCCTACTTCAAGGAGCTGAGCAAAGACTCGGCCTACAAGTTCTCTCTGCAGTTTGAG GAGCTGAAGAGCGTAGGCCTGGACCTTTCCCACGACTCCGCCGACCTGCCCGTCAACAGGCCCAAGAACCGATACACCAACATCCTTCCCT ACGACTTCAGCCGGGTGCGGCTCTTTTCCCTGCACGACGACGAAGGCGACGATTACATCAATGCCAACTACATTCCG ggctACAAACACGCCAAAGAGTACATCGCCACGCAAGGCCCTCTGCCGGAAACGCGCAACGACTTTTGGAAGATGGTCCTGCAGCAGAAGTCGCCCATCGTCGTCATGCTGACACAGTGCAACGAGCGGCGGCGG GTCAAGTGCGACCACTACTGGCCCTTCAGCGACGAGCCCGTCACGTACGGCGAGATCAGCGTGGAGATGCTCTCGGAAAACGAGTCGCCCGAGTGGACAGTCAGGAAGTTCCGGCTGGGATAC GCGGACGAGACTCGGGACATCCTGCATCTGAACTACACCTCGTGGCCGGACCACGGCGTTCCCACGGTCAACGCCATCGAGAGCATCCTGCAGTTTGTCCGCATCGTGCGGCAGCAGgccaacaagaccaaggagcccGTCGTAGTCCACTGCAG CGCCGGCGTGGGCAGAACCGGCACCTTCATGGCCCTGGACCGCCTGATGCAGCACATCCGGGAGCACGATTTTGTCGACATCATGGGAATGGTGGCGGAGATGCGCTCCCACCGCCTTTCCATGGTCCAGACGGAGGAGCAGTACGTGTTCATCCACCAGTGCGTCTTGCTCATGTggcagaagaagaagcagcagcagcagccgccgctCACCTCCGACGTCATCTACGAGAACGCCGGCAAGACATAA
- the ptpro gene encoding receptor-type tyrosine-protein phosphatase O isoform X5 yields MLSMSILPASQPASGEGSARCLLCFQVIAAFRVRVSEAGQIAADLETSDLRENVTAYAAQISGEPRPAVLPFGEPGRPVLFNASFHGLRYSVGLLLQRGLLWSRPVESVSLLTSEQTSAESRPVPWVRLSTGALLSPTGPLPVSSVHISDYKDSPETGVVFDIDTPAGNLFSRVNISYSEGSERRSMLYKDFYEGKTVFKHWLPGVCYRNVTFQLISEASAYQTAQSDITHMPVHHRTVPYPPLDISWSVVDLSQSPTRESRPAAIGRRSRDVPGTQEEEPKTSEEPPLARNRSAGAESTDARDRWPDSAAETSAGSEDEFVNGEALEYEDSNDAGSAMALPAESLVLPAKMFPVLLELRWLPPRAPTSYDGFHIYIGRDGNTTQTASVDESTHEFFTELSEAGTYSLRVATLSAAGDCEARESAADAGFTFYLGPKGELLRELRQRPRAVTVHLLDSSTAAVSWARSSEAHDGSIVSVVSSTCLKPSPSQRVESNYCSEENSTSAIVGNLTPGAQYRVVVYHTNGPLISPPSEAVIMDIEPTGVQDLAVYPLSPTAVILSWQRPYQVAFRKYVLQTFFFNPVTLSSEWSTYYEIAATASVIASVRVTDLLPAWYYKFRVTMVTWGEPPLTCCDGSTVSFVTAPEAPHISSVDYSHGVLYVRWTYGELFVDLSHSRITHWQVVAVGKKGSERSYSVDVSVWLFADAVALTLSRGLSRLLPSSLACFLLPSLSSFLPPSLASSLACLLPPSLASFLSSRMRPELCRYFCTWQVTRNAMRASLPLPPGDIYNLTVTACTERGRNTSVPGIIKLDPAPPRSVHAVNATHSSVTLLWSEDGVADHYQVLCRASPGGKEVKTGEPRVSGSQALTVSGLMPSSSYNCSVVSVSYSTPSKPAHVTFTTAAKEMNPSVAAISALAILSVLLLGLLLLFLLLLRKKHLQMSRECGAETFVNFASFERDGKLPYNWGKTALKKRKLTSPVQLADFEAYFKELSKDSAYKFSLQFEELKSVGLDLSHDSADLPVNRPKNRYTNILPYDFSRVRLFSLHDDEGDDYINANYIPGYKHAKEYIATQGPLPETRNDFWKMVLQQKSPIVVMLTQCNERRRVKCDHYWPFSDEPVTYGEISVEMLSENESPEWTVRKFRLGYADETRDILHLNYTSWPDHGVPTVNAIESILQFVRIVRQQANKTKEPVVVHCSAGVGRTGTFMALDRLMQHIREHDFVDIMGMVAEMRSHRLSMVQTEEQYVFIHQCVLLMWQKKKQQQQPPLTSDVIYENAGKT; encoded by the exons ATGCTATCAATGAGCAttttgccagccagccagccagccagcggtgAAGGAAGCGCACGGTGTCTTTTGTGTTTCCAGGTCATCGCTGCTTTCCGGGTGCGTGTCAGCGAGGCCGGCCAGATCGCGGCGGACCTGGAGACCTCCGACCTTCGGGAGAACGTCACGGCGTACGCGGCGCAGATCAGCGGGGAGCCTCGGCCCGCCGTGCTCCCGTTCGGGGAGCCCGGCCGGCCCGTGCTCTTCAACGCGTCCTTCCACGGCCTGCGCTACAGCGTGGGCCTGCTGCTACAACGAGGACTGCTCTGGTCCAGACCCGTCGAAAGCGTGTCCCTCCTCACCAGTGAGCAGACCTCGGCAgagtcccgtcccgtcccgtggGTGCGCCTTTCGACCGGAGCTCTCCTGTCGCCAACAGGGCCGCTTCCTGTGAGCAGCGTGCACATTTCAGACTACAAGGATTCTCCGGAGACCGGCGTGGTGTTTGACATCGACACTCCCGCGGGCAACCTTTTCAGCAGAGTCAACATCAGCTACAGCGAAGGGAGCGAAAGGCGCTCGATGCTCTACAAAG ACTTCTACGAGGGGAAGACCGTGTTCAAGCACTGGCTACCCGGGGTGTGCTACCGCAACGTCACCTTCCAGCTCATCTCGGAGGCCAGCGCCTACCAGACGGCACAGAGTGACATCACCCACATGCCCGTGCATCACAGGACGG TGCCGTACCCTCCCCTCGACATCTCGTGGAGCGTCGTGGACCTGAGCCAAAGCCCGACGCGGGAAAGCCGACCGGCCGCGATCGGCAGACGCTCCCGCGACGTCCCTGGCACGCAAGAGGAGGAGCCGAAGACTTCCGAGGAGCCGCCGCTGGCACGCAATCGGAGCGCCGGCGCAGAGAGCACGGACGCTCGCGACCGTTGGCCGGACTCCGCCGCCGAAACCTCCGCCGGCAGCGAGGACGAGTTTGTCAACGGCGAGGCCCTCGAGTACGAGGACTCCAACGACGCGGGGTCGGCGATGGCTCTCCCCGCAGAGTCTTTGGTCCTGCCGGCTAAGATGTTCCCCGTCCTGCTGGAACTGCGCTGGCTGCCTCCCAGAGCGCCCACCAGCTACGACGGCTTCCACATCTACATTGGAAGAGACG GTAACACCACTCAGACGGCCAGCGTGGACGAAAGCACTCACGAGTTCTTTACGGAGCTGAGCGAGGCGGGAACGTACAGCCTGCGAGTCGCCACCCTCAGCGCGGCGGGAGACTGCGAGGCCAGAGAGAGCGCGGCCGATGCCGGATTCACCTTCTACCTCG GTCCCAAGGGCGAGCTTCTGCGTGAGCTGCGGCAGCGTCCGCGAGCGGTCACCGTGCacctgctggactccagcacggCCGCCGTGTCCTGGGCCCGGAGCTCGGAGGCCCACGACGGCAGCATCGTGTCCGTGGTGTCCAGCACCTGCCTGAAGCCCAGCCCGAGTCAAAGGGTGGAGAGCAACTACTGCAGCGAG GAAAACTCAACCAGCGCCATCGTGGGCAACCTGACGCCGGGGGCTCAGTACCGGGTGGTGGTCTACCACACCAACGGACCCCTGATCAGTCCTCCCTCAGAAGCCGTCATCATGGATATCG AGCCCACGGGCGTGCAAGACCTGGCCGTGTACCCACTGAGCCCCACGGCGGTCATCTTGAGCTGGCAGCGCCCGTATCAGGTGGCCTTCCGCAAGTACGTCCTCCAGACCTTCTTCTTCAACCCCGTCACGCTGAGCTCCGAGTGGAGCACCTACTACGAGATCGCCGCCACCGCCTCCGTCATAGCGTCGGTG AGGGTAACCGATCTGCTGCCAGCTTGGTACTATAAGTTCCGCGTGACCATGGTGACGTGGGGCGAGCCGCCGCTCACTTGCTGCGACGGCTCCACCGTCAGCTTTGTCACAG CTCCCGAGGCGCCGCACATCTCTTCGGTGGATTACTCCCACGGAGTCCTGTATGTGCGCTGGACGTACGGCGAGCTCTTTGTGGACCTGTCGCACTCCAGGATCACGCACTGGCAGGTCGTGGCGGTCGGCAAGAAAGGTTCCGAGAGGAGCTACTCGGTAGACGTGAGTGTCTGGCTGTTTGCTGACGCTGTCGCGTTGACGCTGTCGCGTGGCCTCTCTCGcttgcttccttcctccctcgctTGCTTCCTTCTTCCCTCgctttcttccttcctccctccctcgcttgcTTCCTCCCtcgcttgcttgcttcctccctccctcgcttccTTCCTGAGCTCTCGTATGCGTCCAGAACTCTGTCGATACTTTTGCACTTGGCAGGTGACTCGAAATGCGATGCGGGCCAGCCTGCCTCTGCCGCCCGGCGACATCTACAACCTGACGGTGACGGCGTGCACCGAGCGCGGCCGCAACACGTCCGTTCCCGGCATCATCAAACTGG ATCCGGCCCCTCCCAGGTCCGTGCACGCCGTCAACGCCACGCACTCGTCGGTGACTCTGCTGTGGAGCGAGGATGGCGTGGCGGATCACTATCAGGTGCTCTGCAGAGCCAGCCCGGGCGGAAAGGAGGTGAAG ACCGGAGAGCCTCGGGTGTCCGGCTCGCAGGCGCTGACCGTTTCCGGCCTGATGCCCTCGTCTAGCTACAACTGCAGCGTGGTCAGCGTCAGCTACAGCACGCCCAGCAAGCCCGCCCACGTCACCTTCACCACCGCCG CCAAAGAGATGAACCCCAGCGTGGCGGCCATCTCGGCCTTGGCCATCCTGAGCGTCCTGCTGCTCGGCCTGCTGCTTCTCTTCTTGCTGCTTCTCCGCAAGAAGCACCTGCAGATGAGCAG GGAGTGCGGCGCCGAGACCTTTGTCAACTTTGCTTCGTTCGAAAGGGACGGGAAGCTGCCTTACAACTG GGGCAAGACGGCCTTAAAGAAGCGCAAGCTGACCAG TCCCGTGCAACTGGCAGACTTTGAGGCCTACTTCAAGGAGCTGAGCAAAGACTCGGCCTACAAGTTCTCTCTGCAGTTTGAG GAGCTGAAGAGCGTAGGCCTGGACCTTTCCCACGACTCCGCCGACCTGCCCGTCAACAGGCCCAAGAACCGATACACCAACATCCTTCCCT ACGACTTCAGCCGGGTGCGGCTCTTTTCCCTGCACGACGACGAAGGCGACGATTACATCAATGCCAACTACATTCCG ggctACAAACACGCCAAAGAGTACATCGCCACGCAAGGCCCTCTGCCGGAAACGCGCAACGACTTTTGGAAGATGGTCCTGCAGCAGAAGTCGCCCATCGTCGTCATGCTGACACAGTGCAACGAGCGGCGGCGG GTCAAGTGCGACCACTACTGGCCCTTCAGCGACGAGCCCGTCACGTACGGCGAGATCAGCGTGGAGATGCTCTCGGAAAACGAGTCGCCCGAGTGGACAGTCAGGAAGTTCCGGCTGGGATAC GCGGACGAGACTCGGGACATCCTGCATCTGAACTACACCTCGTGGCCGGACCACGGCGTTCCCACGGTCAACGCCATCGAGAGCATCCTGCAGTTTGTCCGCATCGTGCGGCAGCAGgccaacaagaccaaggagcccGTCGTAGTCCACTGCAG CGCCGGCGTGGGCAGAACCGGCACCTTCATGGCCCTGGACCGCCTGATGCAGCACATCCGGGAGCACGATTTTGTCGACATCATGGGAATGGTGGCGGAGATGCGCTCCCACCGCCTTTCCATGGTCCAGACGGAGGAGCAGTACGTGTTCATCCACCAGTGCGTCTTGCTCATGTggcagaagaagaagcagcagcagcagccgccgctCACCTCCGACGTCATCTACGAGAACGCCGGCAAGACATAA